One window from the genome of Rhodopirellula halodulae encodes:
- a CDS encoding DUF2891 domain-containing protein: MFAWKDPFFRQLFSTLLLGSVMTVPAWTQSPDGNQSVEQDSNATIVLTSEMADQWAELVLHGVDTEFPNKLSLVYSNADQIGTPKEHFPAFYGCFDWHSSVHGHWVLVRLLKLHPEMESASRIRATLSRHLTKENLEQETEFFARDENKTFERMYGWAWFLRLAMELETFEDDDAKRWRASLAPLESLLVQRIQAYLPLLTFPIRTGQHPDTGFALGQVLDYAKLHGLTDLEALVVERATDFYSEDVAYPLAYEPSGHDFFSSGWNEADLMRRVLPAPEFANWLTKLMPDLVPQLGDGTVAPVGVSDQTDGKLVHLAGLNLNRAWCLQSVAEHLPDSDPRVSLLRRSAADHLTAGLSYINSGHYEGDHWLATFGLYAISGAGR, from the coding sequence ATGTTTGCCTGGAAAGATCCATTCTTTCGCCAATTGTTCTCCACTTTGCTACTCGGTTCGGTCATGACAGTTCCAGCGTGGACGCAGTCGCCAGACGGGAATCAGTCCGTTGAGCAGGACTCAAATGCCACGATTGTTTTGACGTCGGAGATGGCGGATCAATGGGCAGAGTTGGTGCTTCACGGCGTCGACACGGAGTTTCCCAACAAGTTGTCGCTGGTCTATTCCAATGCGGACCAGATCGGGACACCCAAAGAACACTTTCCGGCGTTTTATGGATGCTTTGATTGGCACAGCAGTGTGCATGGGCACTGGGTGTTGGTGAGGTTGTTGAAGCTGCATCCCGAAATGGAGTCCGCTTCAAGAATTCGAGCCACGTTGTCGCGTCACTTGACGAAGGAGAACCTAGAACAAGAAACGGAGTTCTTTGCTCGGGATGAGAACAAGACTTTCGAACGCATGTATGGATGGGCTTGGTTCTTGCGTTTGGCCATGGAGTTGGAGACGTTCGAAGATGACGACGCGAAACGCTGGCGGGCGAGTTTGGCTCCGCTGGAGTCGTTGTTGGTCCAACGCATTCAGGCATATCTGCCTTTGTTGACCTTTCCCATTCGCACGGGGCAACATCCCGACACCGGATTCGCATTGGGACAAGTGTTGGATTACGCGAAGCTGCATGGATTGACGGATCTGGAAGCCTTGGTGGTGGAGCGTGCCACAGACTTCTATTCCGAGGATGTCGCCTATCCGTTGGCGTACGAACCATCTGGCCATGACTTCTTTTCGTCCGGATGGAACGAAGCAGATTTGATGAGGCGAGTTCTTCCTGCACCTGAATTCGCAAATTGGCTCACGAAGTTGATGCCGGATTTGGTGCCGCAGCTCGGGGATGGAACGGTTGCTCCCGTGGGTGTTAGCGATCAGACCGATGGCAAACTGGTTCACTTGGCAGGTTTGAACCTGAATCGTGCCTGGTGTTTGCAATCCGTCGCGGAGCATCTGCCGGATTCTGACCCACGAGTGTCGCTGCTGCGTCGAAGTGCTGCGGACCATCTGACCGCTGGATTGTCCTACATCAACAGCGGACACTACGAGGGCGACCATTGGCTAGCGACGTTTGGTTTGTATGCCATCAGCGGTGCTGGTCGATGA
- a CDS encoding adenylate/guanylate cyclase domain-containing protein yields the protein MRTISKKQRRWRRPLLAMLGGLLCSLVFLTAMLGGGQTAFEFSRITSDALMLREGGLRLGARESSGRVVLVSFGETSAERLGGQPTLESDRKLYQNLIDANAAAVSDLRSMACSGPDDFEANIRPYLDVMREVSPGGNVSRDVFMTLDVPFDTVMSYRDQIVHHGMSFRAPTMANRHSRIFPLALHDYYSLSETIPFWAVRKLAGETNRSQQEVYVELNESGVIDHWLSRFPEMGNLLQLASGSESLEPNPNSTPYSTGEKEVEWLGFGSEFPTVSPAGVWLDYGFQPSELLRLDYAAVSEGDFDPALVEGKAVLIGLELGFIPASERYDIPVRETQADVLDVTGVAIETLLNGVTMRPVATFVTPLCLIGLSVLACWLAASCRGRWAFLGVAVMVLGYVAGSIWAFRNGWFMDMAFAPVSILMAGILGVGIRFFEEIRWRQRITDLFGRYVPRAVVNQLVQQSELQSIVVGGVTRDVTVMFADIRGFTQFSERLQPEDVLEELNGLLEVMVKCTFDEEGTVDKFIGDAILVLFNAPLDQLDHAARVTRVAYRIQEALRAHKSGLSIGIGIHTGKAVVGNVGTPQRMEYTAIGNTVNVASRLCDRAAAGEVVVSGEVTKQLSDEFELQPNEPMHVKGIAEPLATSRLVGIREPGNE from the coding sequence ATGAGAACCATCTCCAAGAAGCAGCGTCGTTGGCGCCGGCCTCTGTTGGCAATGCTGGGCGGATTGCTTTGTTCGCTCGTGTTTCTTACCGCGATGCTGGGTGGCGGCCAAACGGCGTTCGAGTTTTCACGAATCACTAGCGATGCTTTGATGCTTCGCGAAGGCGGGTTGCGGTTGGGGGCACGCGAAAGTTCTGGACGCGTGGTTTTGGTGTCGTTCGGTGAAACGAGTGCCGAGCGTTTGGGCGGTCAACCCACCTTAGAATCAGACCGAAAGCTCTATCAAAACTTGATCGATGCGAATGCCGCGGCTGTTTCCGATTTGCGGAGCATGGCGTGTTCAGGGCCAGATGATTTCGAAGCCAACATTCGGCCGTACTTGGATGTGATGCGAGAGGTGTCTCCTGGTGGAAATGTCTCTCGGGACGTGTTCATGACACTGGACGTGCCGTTTGACACGGTCATGAGCTACCGCGATCAGATCGTTCATCACGGAATGAGCTTTCGTGCCCCGACGATGGCCAACCGCCATTCGCGAATCTTTCCGTTGGCTTTGCATGATTACTATTCGCTTTCCGAAACGATTCCGTTCTGGGCTGTTCGGAAATTGGCTGGTGAAACGAATCGAAGTCAGCAGGAAGTCTATGTTGAGCTAAATGAATCGGGAGTGATTGATCACTGGTTGAGTCGTTTTCCGGAGATGGGAAACCTGCTGCAGCTCGCCAGTGGCAGTGAATCCTTGGAACCGAATCCAAACTCCACGCCGTATTCGACGGGCGAAAAGGAGGTGGAATGGCTGGGGTTTGGTAGCGAATTCCCGACCGTCTCTCCGGCTGGAGTGTGGTTGGATTACGGCTTTCAGCCCAGTGAATTGTTGCGTTTGGACTACGCCGCCGTCTCGGAAGGTGACTTTGATCCGGCTTTGGTAGAAGGCAAAGCTGTGTTGATTGGCTTGGAATTGGGATTCATTCCGGCATCCGAGCGGTATGACATTCCGGTACGAGAAACTCAGGCGGACGTGTTGGATGTCACTGGCGTTGCGATCGAGACTTTGCTCAATGGCGTGACGATGCGCCCCGTGGCCACGTTTGTGACGCCGCTTTGCTTGATCGGATTGAGTGTGCTGGCGTGTTGGTTGGCGGCAAGTTGTCGCGGCCGATGGGCGTTCCTGGGAGTCGCCGTGATGGTTCTGGGGTATGTCGCCGGAAGCATTTGGGCGTTTCGCAATGGATGGTTCATGGACATGGCGTTCGCGCCCGTTTCCATTTTGATGGCAGGGATTCTCGGGGTGGGGATACGGTTCTTCGAAGAAATTCGATGGCGACAGCGGATCACCGATCTATTCGGACGCTATGTTCCTCGGGCCGTGGTCAATCAATTGGTGCAACAGTCGGAACTGCAATCCATCGTGGTTGGCGGCGTCACTCGCGACGTGACGGTGATGTTTGCTGACATTCGCGGTTTCACTCAGTTCTCAGAACGCTTGCAGCCAGAAGATGTATTGGAGGAGCTGAACGGATTGTTGGAAGTGATGGTGAAGTGCACCTTCGACGAGGAAGGAACCGTCGACAAATTCATCGGTGATGCCATCTTGGTTTTGTTCAATGCTCCGTTGGATCAACTCGATCACGCGGCCCGAGTAACTCGCGTCGCCTATCGAATTCAGGAAGCTCTTCGTGCGCACAAAAGTGGACTGTCGATTGGAATCGGCATTCACACGGGCAAGGCGGTGGTGGGCAATGTGGGCACGCCGCAACGCATGGAATACACCGCGATTGGGAACACGGTCAACGTCGCGTCGCGGTTGTGCGATCGAGCGGCCGCGGGTGAGGTGGTGGTGTCGGGTGAAGTCACCAAGCAGCTCAGCGATGAATTCGAACTGCAACCCAATGAACCGATGCATGTCAAAGGCATCGCGGAACCGTTGGCCACGTCGCGTTTGGTCGGAATTCGAGAACCCGGTAACGAGTGA
- a CDS encoding FMN-binding protein, protein MGQTTLSQSGPSLPIADGRRSRTTSRQTIAWRGRVVHAIRIGMLIGLLACLPSPHQRIDVASQPSLDQIQRLEPAARTITETTDQRGRWAILDADRIPLGSVARTLPEANGSVGYHGPTEALLLFDQQDIVHSVAVLQSHDTDEHVDAVNNSPEFLQQFQGLTWGGKLADGSVPKIDGVSGATLTSLAMAGGILSRLGVATGSLVFPEPLTLAEAQTFFPAAFQIQGDRMAVVKDESGTTVGYLIRTGALVDDEIGYQGPTSVLVGLDLEHRLLRPKIRHSFDNEPYVDYVRQERSFWKRFEGLTLEELAAFDPPAEEVEGVSGATMTSMAIAYTLPKFATELLADEEWKTLGQTPFQQRLRALQESIQTTRLSNADIATLVALVLLPLLIRFGAMRQTWLRRLWLFAVWLVIGLYAGNLLSLALLAGWATSGVTWQLALGLVALATISVIIPPTRRGNPYCNHLCPHGAAQQLIRPKSNSRRKWSLPSWLSKPLGFLPAATLLLVYLALLIRPTTDVSFVEPFHGYLWHLASWSAIAWTISTLLVSTFIPMAYCRLACPTGRLLDWMRFKGSSHKVTRMDGAVFALLIAASLYRAMT, encoded by the coding sequence ATGGGTCAAACAACCTTGAGCCAATCCGGCCCAAGCCTGCCCATCGCGGACGGCCGCCGCTCCCGCACCACGTCCCGCCAAACAATTGCTTGGCGAGGACGCGTGGTGCATGCGATCCGGATCGGAATGCTGATCGGGCTGCTGGCCTGTCTACCGTCGCCACATCAACGGATCGACGTGGCGTCTCAACCATCGCTGGATCAAATCCAACGTTTGGAACCCGCCGCTCGCACCATCACCGAAACGACGGACCAGCGTGGGAGATGGGCGATCCTGGATGCCGATCGAATTCCGCTTGGTTCCGTTGCCAGAACCTTGCCCGAAGCCAACGGATCGGTCGGCTATCACGGACCAACGGAAGCATTGTTGCTCTTCGATCAGCAAGACATTGTTCACTCAGTTGCCGTCCTGCAAAGCCACGACACCGATGAGCATGTCGACGCCGTCAACAACTCTCCCGAGTTCTTGCAACAATTCCAAGGCCTGACCTGGGGTGGCAAACTTGCAGACGGCAGCGTTCCCAAGATCGATGGCGTCTCCGGTGCAACGCTGACCAGTTTGGCGATGGCAGGTGGCATCCTCAGCCGACTGGGCGTCGCGACTGGTTCACTCGTTTTCCCTGAACCTTTGACATTGGCCGAAGCCCAAACCTTCTTTCCCGCCGCCTTCCAAATTCAGGGCGATCGCATGGCCGTGGTGAAGGACGAGAGCGGAACGACGGTTGGATACTTGATCCGAACCGGGGCGTTGGTCGATGACGAAATCGGTTACCAAGGCCCGACCAGCGTGCTGGTTGGACTGGATCTGGAGCACCGGCTCTTGCGGCCCAAGATCCGGCACTCATTCGACAACGAACCCTACGTCGATTACGTCCGCCAAGAACGATCGTTTTGGAAACGATTCGAAGGCCTGACGCTGGAAGAACTCGCGGCGTTCGATCCTCCCGCCGAAGAGGTCGAAGGCGTCTCCGGAGCCACCATGACCAGCATGGCGATCGCCTACACCTTGCCAAAATTCGCGACGGAGTTGTTGGCGGATGAGGAATGGAAAACGCTCGGGCAAACACCCTTTCAACAGCGATTGCGTGCCCTCCAAGAATCCATCCAAACGACGCGTCTGTCCAACGCTGACATCGCCACGCTCGTCGCGTTGGTCCTTTTGCCGCTGCTGATTCGCTTTGGAGCGATGCGGCAAACCTGGCTGCGTCGTTTGTGGCTTTTTGCCGTCTGGTTGGTCATCGGCCTGTACGCTGGCAACTTGCTATCACTGGCCCTGCTGGCCGGCTGGGCCACCTCAGGAGTCACCTGGCAACTCGCCCTGGGTTTGGTTGCACTTGCGACCATCTCCGTGATCATCCCGCCAACGCGGCGGGGCAATCCGTACTGCAATCACCTTTGTCCTCACGGTGCGGCCCAACAGTTGATCCGCCCCAAAAGCAACTCACGTCGCAAGTGGAGCCTCCCGTCGTGGCTTTCCAAGCCGTTGGGATTCTTGCCCGCGGCAACTTTGCTGTTGGTCTACCTCGCTTTGCTCATTCGTCCCACCACCGATGTTTCTTTTGTCGAACCATTCCACGGCTACCTTTGGCATTTGGCTTCGTGGTCCGCCATCGCTTGGACGATCAGCACGCTACTCGTATCCACATTCATTCCCATGGCCTATTGTCGGCTAGCCTGCCCAACCGGACGCCTGCTGGACTGGATGCGTTTCAAAGGATCCAGCCACAAGGTCACGCGTATGGACGGAGCGGTGTTTGCCTTGCTGATCGCGGCCAGCCTGTACCGCGCTATGACGTAG
- a CDS encoding FAD-dependent oxidoreductase yields MMLAALVSPRAHAADVFVEAESFATHGGWKLDTQFIQQMGSPYLIAHGLGQPVADASTTVDIPEQGTYRVWVRTIDWVRRWDASPSPGKFELHVNGNKLASTFGTESATWSWQDGGVVELPKGSAELKLKDQTGFDGRCDCIYLTTDLETTPPDVSDVLSPWRRTQLGLPETPVTKGPYDLVVVGGGYAGMASALSAARMGCRVALIQDRGVLGGNGSSEVRVWAMGNIRRGKFPRIGEIVEEFSDKATKSPGTYEEFGDEQKEEIVTAEPNIDLLLNHHAYAVKMKEGTESKEIEHVLALNTKTGEDLRVSGDRFVDCTGHGWIGEWANADLDITDKGRMGMSNMWRWDEVDDAPEFPKTPWALQLNMEDFPYPRDHHGQWFWESGFDIDPLGDAEAIRDWNLRAVYGAFNAMKNGDGAADHPNAQLTWVAYIGGPRESRRLLGDVVLNQEDIVSKREFPDGCVPSTWSIDLHYPKKEFADKFPENPFISIAVHDRRVDRSYGYPVPYRCFYSRNVDNLFMAGRNISVTHEALGTVRVMKTCGMMGEVVGKAASLCTLNNCTPRDIYEEHLDDLLELLELPGKARRSTPSATIVIPDDAMEKAGPYGPMPGLDPEKLPGIVIDDRQAKTTGKWAKGQGLKGYVGWEYRYASANSGATATFQTKLKEAGQYELQIYSAPHENRATKLAITVTAPGQEPKIVQINQRDSQGGAIPAGKYFLPAGAEVTVDFSTKDSGGTVHLDAIGWVKQP; encoded by the coding sequence ATGATGCTCGCTGCTTTGGTATCGCCTCGAGCGCATGCCGCCGACGTGTTCGTGGAAGCCGAAAGCTTTGCCACGCACGGTGGTTGGAAATTGGATACCCAATTCATCCAACAAATGGGTTCGCCATATCTGATCGCCCACGGATTGGGGCAACCCGTCGCCGACGCCAGCACCACCGTCGACATTCCCGAACAAGGAACCTATCGCGTTTGGGTCCGAACAATCGACTGGGTTCGGCGTTGGGACGCGTCTCCTTCACCCGGGAAGTTCGAATTGCATGTCAATGGCAACAAGCTTGCCTCAACATTTGGCACCGAGAGTGCAACATGGTCTTGGCAGGACGGTGGCGTGGTCGAGTTGCCCAAGGGTTCCGCTGAACTGAAACTGAAAGACCAAACCGGGTTCGATGGTCGTTGCGACTGCATCTACTTGACCACCGATTTGGAAACAACGCCGCCGGATGTGAGCGACGTGCTTTCACCATGGCGACGCACTCAATTGGGTTTGCCTGAAACGCCGGTTACCAAAGGTCCCTATGACTTGGTCGTTGTCGGTGGTGGTTATGCCGGCATGGCATCGGCTTTGTCGGCCGCGCGGATGGGTTGCCGGGTCGCCCTGATTCAAGACCGTGGTGTGCTGGGAGGCAACGGTTCCAGCGAAGTTCGTGTGTGGGCGATGGGAAACATTCGTCGCGGAAAATTTCCTCGCATTGGTGAGATCGTCGAGGAATTCTCCGACAAAGCCACCAAATCGCCCGGCACCTACGAAGAGTTCGGCGACGAACAAAAAGAAGAAATCGTCACTGCGGAACCCAACATTGATTTGTTGCTGAACCATCACGCTTACGCGGTGAAGATGAAAGAAGGCACGGAGAGCAAGGAAATCGAACATGTGCTTGCCCTGAACACCAAAACGGGCGAAGACCTTCGGGTTTCCGGCGACCGTTTTGTTGACTGCACCGGCCATGGCTGGATCGGCGAGTGGGCCAATGCCGACCTTGACATCACCGACAAAGGCCGCATGGGCATGAGCAACATGTGGCGTTGGGACGAAGTCGACGACGCTCCTGAGTTCCCCAAGACTCCCTGGGCGTTGCAACTCAACATGGAAGACTTTCCTTATCCGCGTGATCATCACGGTCAATGGTTTTGGGAAAGTGGATTCGACATTGATCCGCTGGGCGACGCCGAAGCCATCCGCGATTGGAACCTGCGTGCGGTTTATGGTGCGTTCAATGCGATGAAGAATGGCGACGGCGCTGCCGATCATCCCAACGCACAACTGACCTGGGTCGCTTACATCGGTGGGCCTCGAGAAAGCCGTCGACTGCTCGGTGATGTGGTCCTGAACCAAGAAGACATTGTCAGTAAAAGAGAATTCCCTGACGGCTGCGTTCCCAGCACTTGGTCAATCGATCTGCACTACCCCAAGAAAGAATTCGCGGACAAGTTTCCCGAGAACCCTTTCATCAGCATTGCCGTTCACGACCGCCGCGTGGATCGTTCGTACGGCTACCCGGTTCCGTATCGCTGTTTCTACAGCCGCAACGTCGACAACTTATTCATGGCCGGTCGAAACATCAGTGTCACGCACGAAGCCCTCGGCACCGTTCGCGTGATGAAGACGTGCGGCATGATGGGCGAGGTCGTTGGCAAAGCCGCCTCTCTTTGCACGCTGAACAATTGCACTCCTCGCGACATCTACGAAGAACACTTGGACGACCTGCTGGAACTGCTTGAGTTGCCCGGCAAGGCTCGCCGAAGCACGCCTTCCGCGACGATTGTGATCCCGGACGACGCGATGGAAAAAGCTGGACCGTACGGCCCCATGCCAGGCTTGGATCCCGAGAAATTGCCCGGCATCGTGATCGATGATCGACAAGCCAAAACGACGGGCAAGTGGGCCAAAGGACAAGGTCTCAAGGGCTACGTCGGTTGGGAATACCGCTACGCATCGGCCAACTCCGGCGCGACCGCCACCTTCCAGACAAAATTGAAAGAAGCCGGCCAGTACGAGTTGCAGATCTACAGTGCTCCTCATGAAAATCGTGCGACGAAGCTGGCCATCACCGTGACCGCTCCGGGCCAAGAGCCGAAAATCGTTCAGATCAATCAACGCGACTCGCAAGGCGGTGCGATTCCGGCCGGCAAATACTTCCTGCCCGCGGGCGCCGAAGTGACCGTCGACTTCTCCACCAAAGACTCGGGCGGCACGGTGCACCTCGACGCGATCGGATGGGTCAAACAACCTTGA
- a CDS encoding arylsulfatase produces MKRSVTVQAAFLACLLFCLLPSQNGWGQTGEASMQRPNVLLIMVDDLGFSDLGCYGSEIETPHLDALAANGLRFSQFYNTAKCHSSRVSLLTGQYCIAAGDTSLSRAVTSAETLGAQGYYTAMAGKWHLQKEPTDFGFQRYFGHLSGACNYFLGDNTFRLDGQPWSVPSEGFYTTVANVDHAMKFLHQADEADNPWFLYVAFNAPHAPLQALPQDYAKYEGRYDQGWDVIHQRRAARQKELGITSADLIPSERPDHIPAWDSLSDPRKEFETKRMTALAAMIDRVDQETGRLIEHLEETGDIDNTLIWFVSDNGACPYDRTSQKIEAKPTDGTVSWSDSTGWAWARNTPFRLYKQNQFEGGISTPAIVHWPKGLKPQPGSINHTPAHLIDIFPTMVDVTGSMIPSEWLDRQLRPVSGVSLRPIFEGGSFQRDEPLHFLFSSDRGLREDNWKLASFRNGPWELYDLNSDRTERHNVADNHPIVVKRMAERWNQMATDVLHTRSFSPTADVSPGDAASTRNRHPEWTDFSQRPQNNIRGNGRNKKKSTKSSQRAIRARKNTTSKWKQGVLHLSFHGDDPGIAMDRLPSKLDQGPYHLAFELQSNAAGQGDVFFTTSPDQSLPNGVRLPWTPKHDDQWHAYSLALVNHSDEQSTSSKQEIHRLRLDTSDAKGSAKIRNLRVLDASGEEVIRWDGNTTPANQ; encoded by the coding sequence ATGAAACGCAGCGTGACTGTTCAGGCCGCCTTCCTGGCTTGCCTTCTCTTTTGTTTGTTGCCCAGCCAGAACGGATGGGGGCAAACCGGCGAGGCTTCCATGCAACGCCCGAACGTGTTGCTGATCATGGTCGACGATTTGGGATTCTCTGATCTCGGTTGCTACGGCAGCGAAATCGAAACGCCGCATCTGGATGCATTGGCCGCGAACGGCTTGCGATTTTCTCAGTTCTACAACACCGCGAAATGTCACTCTTCACGAGTTTCGTTGTTGACGGGCCAATACTGCATCGCCGCCGGTGACACATCGCTCTCGCGCGCGGTCACCAGTGCGGAAACGCTGGGGGCGCAAGGCTACTACACCGCAATGGCTGGGAAGTGGCACTTGCAAAAGGAGCCAACCGATTTCGGATTTCAACGATACTTCGGCCACCTCAGTGGTGCTTGCAATTACTTCTTGGGTGACAACACGTTTCGGCTAGACGGACAACCTTGGTCGGTTCCCTCCGAAGGCTTCTACACCACCGTCGCGAACGTGGACCATGCAATGAAGTTTCTTCACCAAGCCGACGAAGCTGATAATCCGTGGTTTCTCTACGTGGCATTCAACGCACCTCACGCTCCGCTGCAAGCGTTGCCCCAGGATTACGCCAAGTACGAAGGGCGCTACGATCAGGGATGGGATGTCATCCACCAGCGACGAGCCGCTCGGCAGAAAGAACTGGGCATCACCTCAGCGGATCTGATTCCGAGCGAACGTCCTGATCACATTCCCGCTTGGGATTCGTTGTCCGATCCACGCAAGGAGTTCGAAACCAAACGCATGACCGCCTTGGCCGCGATGATCGATCGTGTCGACCAAGAGACTGGACGCTTGATCGAACACTTGGAAGAGACCGGTGACATCGACAACACGTTGATCTGGTTCGTCTCGGACAACGGGGCTTGTCCCTATGATCGAACCAGCCAAAAAATCGAGGCCAAGCCTACCGACGGAACGGTGTCTTGGAGCGATTCCACCGGTTGGGCCTGGGCTCGCAACACTCCTTTTCGGCTTTACAAACAAAACCAATTCGAAGGCGGCATCAGCACACCCGCGATCGTGCACTGGCCCAAAGGACTGAAGCCCCAACCCGGCAGCATCAATCACACACCGGCCCACCTGATCGACATCTTTCCAACGATGGTGGATGTCACGGGCAGCATGATTCCTTCGGAATGGCTTGATCGCCAACTCCGTCCTGTCTCTGGCGTTTCGCTTCGTCCCATTTTTGAAGGCGGGTCCTTCCAACGAGACGAACCACTTCACTTTTTGTTCTCCTCGGACCGTGGGTTGCGAGAGGACAATTGGAAACTAGCAAGTTTCCGGAACGGTCCTTGGGAGCTGTACGACCTGAATTCCGATCGGACCGAACGTCACAACGTTGCCGACAATCATCCCATTGTCGTGAAGCGAATGGCCGAGCGTTGGAACCAAATGGCGACGGATGTTTTGCACACGCGCTCCTTCTCGCCAACCGCAGACGTCTCGCCCGGCGATGCCGCGTCCACCCGCAACCGGCACCCCGAATGGACCGACTTTTCGCAGCGACCTCAAAACAACATTCGAGGCAACGGACGCAACAAGAAGAAATCAACCAAGTCGTCTCAACGTGCCATTCGAGCTCGCAAGAATACAACCTCGAAATGGAAACAAGGTGTCCTGCATTTGTCTTTCCACGGTGATGATCCGGGAATTGCGATGGACCGATTGCCATCCAAACTTGACCAAGGCCCCTATCACCTGGCGTTTGAGTTGCAAAGCAATGCCGCAGGTCAGGGCGACGTCTTTTTCACCACATCGCCCGATCAATCTCTTCCAAACGGTGTGCGACTTCCTTGGACGCCGAAACACGACGACCAATGGCACGCTTACTCGCTTGCGCTCGTGAACCATTCGGATGAGCAATCCACCTCTTCCAAACAGGAAATTCATCGGCTGCGTTTGGACACGAGTGACGCAAAGGGCTCCGCGAAAATTCGAAACCTGCGGGTGTTGGATGCTTCCGGCGAAGAAGTCATACGCTGGGATGGGAACACCACACCCGCTAATCAATAG
- a CDS encoding arylsulfatase, which yields MNSFRWQRLLFVLVALTAVGSVDRSCCHANETSKGSGERRPNIIYVMADDLGYGDLGCYGQKEIQTPRLDQMAAEGIRFTDHYAGHTVCRPSRLTLWTGQHVGSTGLIGNAARDLDGEQPTVASLLSKAGYATGGVGKWALGNVDVPEEIENPGHPMNNGFDTWTGYMNQSNAHNFYPPYLWEDKRQLLFPGNVVSTNPAARGRVSVKKDTYSHDVMTEAAFDFIRTHAAEPFLLHIHWTIPHANNEAGRVNGDGMEIPDYGIYADRDWPNPEKGFAAMITKMDHDMGRLDALLDELGIAEQTLVIFTSDNGPHHEGGHSDRFFLSSGPLQGSKRSMHEGGIRIPFLAKWRGTIEPGSTSDHPSAFWDFLPTACEIAGVKPPSQIDGISYLPSLLGQPERQRRHEYLYWASREGDTSVGIRSGKWKAVNYPRNAVSNKERNRLAGEGKPAVNKNGWKLFDLSTDPGEQTDLAAQHPGELERLIELVQRDELF from the coding sequence ATGAATTCTTTTCGATGGCAGAGACTCCTGTTCGTTCTGGTCGCCTTGACCGCGGTCGGCAGTGTGGATCGATCGTGCTGTCACGCGAATGAAACATCGAAGGGATCCGGGGAGCGTCGTCCCAACATTATCTACGTGATGGCCGATGACCTCGGTTACGGTGACTTGGGATGTTACGGCCAAAAGGAGATTCAAACGCCGCGTTTGGATCAGATGGCTGCCGAGGGGATTCGATTCACCGATCACTACGCTGGTCATACGGTCTGTCGCCCATCGAGGTTGACTTTGTGGACCGGTCAGCATGTTGGCAGCACAGGGTTGATCGGAAACGCCGCTCGTGATTTGGATGGCGAGCAACCGACGGTTGCCTCGTTACTTTCCAAGGCGGGCTATGCCACCGGTGGTGTCGGCAAGTGGGCTCTTGGCAACGTCGACGTTCCCGAGGAAATCGAAAACCCGGGACATCCGATGAACAACGGGTTCGATACATGGACGGGATACATGAACCAGTCCAACGCACACAACTTTTATCCGCCGTATCTCTGGGAAGACAAACGTCAGTTGTTGTTTCCCGGCAACGTGGTCAGCACCAACCCGGCGGCGCGTGGTCGCGTGTCGGTGAAGAAAGATACCTATTCCCATGATGTGATGACCGAAGCTGCGTTCGACTTCATTCGCACGCACGCGGCGGAGCCATTTTTGTTGCACATTCACTGGACCATCCCACACGCCAACAACGAAGCCGGAAGGGTGAATGGTGATGGCATGGAGATTCCAGACTACGGAATCTACGCTGATCGCGATTGGCCCAATCCGGAAAAAGGATTCGCGGCGATGATCACCAAGATGGACCATGACATGGGCCGGTTGGATGCATTGCTCGATGAACTGGGGATCGCCGAACAGACACTTGTGATCTTTACCTCGGACAACGGGCCGCATCATGAGGGTGGGCACAGCGATCGATTCTTTCTAAGCAGCGGGCCTTTGCAGGGAAGCAAACGATCCATGCATGAAGGTGGCATTCGCATTCCATTTCTAGCGAAATGGCGGGGCACCATCGAACCGGGCTCGACCAGCGATCACCCATCGGCGTTTTGGGACTTCTTACCGACCGCGTGCGAAATTGCCGGTGTCAAACCACCAAGCCAAATTGACGGGATCTCCTACCTGCCATCGTTGCTCGGTCAACCGGAGCGACAACGCCGTCACGAATACCTTTATTGGGCCAGTCGCGAAGGCGACACGTCCGTGGGAATTCGTTCGGGAAAGTGGAAAGCGGTGAACTATCCGAGAAACGCTGTCAGCAACAAGGAACGCAACCGATTGGCTGGTGAGGGAAAACCGGCGGTGAACAAGAACGGTTGGAAGTTGTTTGATCTGTCGACTGACCCCGGTGAACAAACGGATCTGGCGGCACAACACCCTGGCGAACTCGAGCGTCTGATTGAGTTGGTTCAGCGGGACGAGCTGTTCTGA